The following proteins are encoded in a genomic region of Candidatus Korarchaeota archaeon NZ13-K:
- a CDS encoding Zn-dependent protease, translated as MNTAFLRMPPPEDRGMMEGIPVRIVPAGFVYYWILEHLQDNLPRAYPVEVRIDQNPLKIPSFVYSKGGSQIMSEAFLNYLRAIDRWNRDERVLALVEGDARSLGTNFVFGQAEVGGRFGAVYIARLNPAFYGNSENDGLFLLRILKEASHELGHMLGLVHCRNARCVMSFSNSVWEVDRKGWLPCEECRGRLISSRARAELERV; from the coding sequence ATGAACACCGCTTTTTTAAGGATGCCGCCCCCGGAGGATCGGGGTATGATGGAAGGGATCCCAGTCAGGATAGTCCCGGCCGGCTTCGTCTACTACTGGATACTGGAGCATCTCCAGGATAATCTCCCTAGGGCCTATCCGGTTGAGGTGAGGATAGACCAGAACCCCCTGAAGATCCCGAGTTTCGTCTACTCAAAGGGAGGCTCTCAGATAATGAGCGAGGCCTTCCTCAACTACCTGAGAGCCATCGATAGGTGGAACAGGGATGAGAGGGTTCTGGCATTGGTAGAGGGTGATGCCCGCTCCCTCGGCACCAACTTCGTCTTCGGCCAGGCCGAGGTTGGAGGTAGATTCGGGGCAGTTTACATAGCGAGGCTGAATCCCGCTTTCTACGGTAACAGCGAGAACGATGGCTTGTTCCTCCTGAGGATACTGAAGGAGGCCTCCCATGAGCTGGGTCACATGCTGGGGCTGGTCCACTGCAGGAATGCGAGGTGCGTCATGAGCTTCAGCAACTCCGTTTGGGAGGTTGACAGGAAGGGTTGGTTGCCCTGCGAGGAATGCAGGGGGAGGTTGATCTCCTCACGTGCCCGGGCCGAACTTGAGCGAGTATGA
- a CDS encoding rhomboid family intramembrane serine protease, translating to MITLISSLTGIFSFLTSIILLRRYFNVPEVTSLLISLNSGVYFLTSPGLVRADESILIAYGSSGSYLVSGRYETLLTSIFLHANLLHLFLNMYALYVLGRIVEISLGRSRYSALYLLSGLSGNLLSALVDELSVGVGASGAIMGLLGYMMAMEYRFTRRLNPSTLFIAIFVIFGGFSANVDVLAHLGGFLLGLIWGLLRGR from the coding sequence ATGATCACTCTGATCAGCTCACTCACCGGGATCTTCTCATTCCTCACATCGATTATCCTCCTCAGGAGGTACTTCAACGTCCCGGAGGTAACCTCCCTCCTGATAAGCCTCAACTCGGGCGTCTACTTCCTCACATCCCCAGGCCTAGTCAGGGCGGACGAGTCGATCCTCATAGCATACGGCAGCTCCGGCTCCTACCTGGTAAGCGGTAGGTACGAGACCCTCCTCACATCAATATTCCTTCACGCCAACCTCCTGCACCTCTTCCTCAACATGTATGCCCTCTACGTGCTCGGACGGATCGTCGAGATCTCCCTAGGGAGGTCAAGGTACTCGGCCCTCTACCTCCTCTCGGGACTCTCCGGCAACCTCCTCTCGGCCCTCGTGGATGAGCTCTCCGTGGGCGTCGGGGCCTCAGGCGCGATCATGGGGCTCCTCGGTTACATGATGGCAATGGAGTACAGGTTCACGAGGAGGCTCAATCCCTCAACCTTGTTCATAGCTATCTTCGTCATATTCGGTGGTTTCTCAGCGAACGTGGATGTTCTGGCTCACCTGGGCGGGTTCCTCCTCGGCCTGATCTGGGGGCTACTCAGGGGTCGGTAG
- a CDS encoding NAD(P)/FAD-dependent oxidoreductase, with protein sequence MPLGKVIPLRADVLIVGGGIAGSTLASLLSKEGFEVIMVERKGRAGHPHHCSGILGFDALRELVLFSEDWVLSEVNRAKFVSPGGVELEVSKPLAKVVNRSEMDKETWELALSLGARGMLSTPFKGLLSRNEALIKGGVVSFSLIVGADGTLSSVARANGLPDLEVELGLQLECGFSVGDGYVVRLLGGSKFSWIQPWGSHAKVGAIGDPRDPLRDLIIGECGTSLGRLEGKVIPRRIRERFRGKGFALLGDAAGQVKPLSRGGVLFAVRAAKLLADALGRFWDSMDEALISYERNWWRINGDEVVLGRALRRYLEGLSARQLDSLFRDLREHEEVLEIFETDHQALPLRALPKAKVLKLLISRPKASLLATAELMRYLMRW encoded by the coding sequence ATCCCTCTTGGAAAGGTAATCCCCTTGAGGGCCGATGTCCTCATAGTGGGCGGTGGGATAGCCGGATCAACGCTGGCCTCGCTCCTGTCCAAGGAGGGATTCGAAGTTATCATGGTTGAGAGAAAGGGGAGGGCGGGGCATCCCCATCACTGCTCCGGGATCCTTGGCTTCGACGCCCTCAGGGAGCTTGTCCTCTTCTCGGAGGACTGGGTCCTCTCCGAGGTGAACCGAGCCAAGTTCGTGTCCCCGGGCGGGGTGGAGCTGGAGGTATCCAAGCCCCTGGCCAAGGTTGTGAACAGGTCGGAGATGGATAAGGAGACCTGGGAGCTCGCTCTCTCCCTTGGAGCAAGGGGCATGCTGTCGACACCCTTCAAGGGTCTCCTCTCAAGGAACGAGGCCCTCATAAAGGGGGGTGTCGTCTCATTCAGCCTCATAGTCGGGGCAGATGGGACGCTCTCGTCAGTGGCCCGGGCGAATGGTCTCCCTGACTTGGAGGTGGAGCTGGGCCTCCAGCTTGAGTGCGGCTTCAGCGTGGGTGATGGCTACGTTGTCAGGCTTCTGGGGGGAAGCAAGTTCTCCTGGATTCAGCCCTGGGGGAGTCACGCGAAGGTGGGGGCCATAGGGGATCCCCGGGATCCCCTCAGGGACCTAATAATCGGGGAGTGCGGAACCTCCCTGGGGAGGCTCGAGGGGAAGGTAATCCCGAGGAGGATCAGGGAAAGGTTCCGGGGCAAGGGGTTCGCGCTCTTGGGGGATGCGGCTGGCCAGGTGAAGCCCCTGAGCAGGGGTGGAGTTCTCTTCGCGGTCAGGGCCGCGAAGCTACTGGCTGATGCTCTGGGGAGATTTTGGGATAGCATGGATGAGGCCCTCATCTCCTACGAGAGGAACTGGTGGAGGATCAACGGGGATGAGGTGGTCTTGGGAAGGGCCTTGAGGAGATACCTGGAGGGGTTGTCCGCCAGGCAGCTGGACTCCCTCTTCAGGGACCTGAGGGAGCATGAGGAGGTCCTGGAGATCTTCGAGACGGATCATCAGGCCCTTCCGTTGAGGGCGCTTCCCAAGGCTAAAGTTCTTAAGCTCCTGATCTCAAGACCGAAGGCATCCCTCCTCGCAACCGCGGAGCTCATGAGGTACTTAATGAGGTGGTGA
- a CDS encoding winged helix-turn-helix transcriptional regulator, with amino-acid sequence MGPGSGIMEGNGIMLTNVIQTKYNDHMNYLNKIYPYEDTPFYRLSDSYRRMLEVVREIPRLLSDSLYELFVSQKQEVLSHFSEDVRFLMESGSIRELDEEEVNAIVGFVGDLLDSIYSKVVRRISNDLHRYLRWTPETADSGGELIRGCEERYRELISEIAKARAERDFYKEIAESLERTEPPMVGKYRILELLEKYGREMKPVEIANELNLSEVTVRKYIRELLLEGLLVKNDKVRPYTYVLGDPNWRRRLRAKK; translated from the coding sequence ATGGGCCCGGGAAGCGGGATAATGGAGGGGAATGGAATAATGCTTACAAATGTGATTCAGACAAAGTATAACGATCACATGAATTATCTGAATAAGATTTATCCTTACGAGGACACTCCCTTCTACAGGCTCTCGGACTCCTACAGGAGGATGCTGGAGGTCGTGAGGGAGATACCCAGGCTCCTCTCGGATAGCCTCTACGAGCTCTTCGTATCCCAGAAGCAGGAGGTTCTGAGCCACTTCTCAGAGGATGTGAGGTTTCTCATGGAGTCGGGCAGCATAAGGGAGCTGGATGAGGAAGAGGTCAACGCCATAGTGGGGTTCGTCGGGGATCTTCTGGATTCCATCTACAGCAAGGTGGTTAGGAGGATCTCCAATGACCTGCACAGGTACCTCCGGTGGACCCCGGAAACCGCAGACTCCGGAGGCGAGCTAATAAGAGGGTGCGAGGAGCGTTACAGGGAGCTGATAAGTGAGATAGCAAAGGCAAGGGCTGAGAGGGATTTCTACAAGGAGATCGCGGAGTCCTTGGAGAGGACGGAGCCCCCGATGGTCGGGAAGTACAGGATACTGGAGCTCTTGGAGAAATATGGGAGGGAGATGAAGCCCGTTGAGATCGCCAACGAGCTGAACCTGAGCGAGGTCACCGTGAGGAAGTACATAAGGGAACTGCTCCTTGAGGGCCTGCTGGTGAAGAACGATAAGGTCAGACCCTACACCTACGTGCTGGGTGACCCCAATTGGAGGAGAAGGCTGAGGGCGAAGAAGTGA
- a CDS encoding class I SAM-dependent methyltransferase family protein: protein MRIAYDLIGSRETGAVAIVEVPEGADPLELAREVMRRHPHVKSVLRKSGGREGAHRVRPLELIAGSPETEVIHKEHGYRLKLDPRLVYFSPREAAERQMISELCRDGELILLMFAGVGPYAIAIAMRRRVQVVGVEINPIAVRYFQENVRINRLGHRIFPVEGDVAYVVPAMSGRFDRVIMPLPLGAYSYVRQALIALSGDGGFIHFYYWGGEGALREAEALFRREALSLGLDVRSVGYRVVSSYAPRIDKIRIDFSVKPASLK from the coding sequence TTGAGGATAGCCTACGATCTCATAGGTTCCAGGGAGACGGGGGCCGTTGCCATAGTTGAGGTGCCGGAGGGAGCTGACCCCCTGGAGCTGGCCAGGGAGGTGATGAGGAGACACCCCCACGTGAAGTCCGTCCTCAGGAAGTCTGGTGGGCGTGAGGGGGCTCACAGGGTCAGGCCCCTGGAGCTCATAGCTGGCTCCCCGGAGACGGAGGTCATCCACAAGGAGCACGGCTACAGGCTCAAGCTCGATCCAAGGCTCGTTTACTTCTCCCCCAGGGAGGCCGCTGAGAGACAGATGATCTCAGAGCTTTGCAGAGACGGGGAGCTCATCCTACTCATGTTCGCAGGGGTTGGACCGTATGCGATAGCGATAGCGATGAGGAGGCGAGTTCAGGTGGTCGGAGTTGAGATAAATCCTATAGCGGTCAGGTACTTCCAGGAGAACGTGAGGATCAACAGGCTGGGCCACAGGATCTTCCCCGTGGAGGGGGACGTGGCATACGTCGTGCCGGCGATGAGCGGGAGGTTCGACAGGGTGATCATGCCCCTCCCCCTCGGGGCTTACTCCTACGTGAGGCAGGCGCTCATCGCCCTCTCCGGGGATGGGGGGTTCATCCACTTCTACTACTGGGGGGGTGAGGGCGCCCTGAGGGAGGCCGAGGCCCTGTTCAGGAGGGAGGCCCTCTCCCTGGGGTTGGATGTCAGGTCCGTCGGCTACAGAGTGGTCTCAAGCTACGCTCCAAGGATCGACAAAATCCGAATAGATTTTTCAGTAAAACCGGCCTCGCTGAAATGA
- a CDS encoding TatD family deoxyribonuclease: MILFDAHCHLEDVSFDEDREEVLARARKAGLIGIVTSPLGFDEAVKALSHFDGSDLVSISIGLDVSDYRDEDEVNRVMELITSSYDKIVAVGEVGLDYRVASMGGPGKERQKEVFRRFIRLAEEIDKPLVVHSLWAQRPVLRLLDEEGATRVILHAFGGKQSDVEFAAGRGWFISVPTNVLRSSNVRSVAEATPMDSMVLESDSPVLSPDPGERNEPANIVRSANFIAQLKGLSPEEVAYITTTNARRAYGV, translated from the coding sequence ATGATACTCTTCGACGCCCACTGCCACCTGGAGGACGTGTCCTTCGACGAGGATAGGGAGGAGGTTTTGGCTAGGGCCAGGAAGGCGGGCCTGATCGGGATTGTCACCTCCCCCCTGGGCTTCGATGAAGCCGTCAAGGCCCTCTCCCACTTCGATGGGAGCGATCTCGTCAGCATATCCATAGGGCTTGATGTGAGCGATTATCGGGATGAGGATGAGGTCAACAGGGTTATGGAGCTGATAACCTCCAGCTACGATAAGATAGTGGCTGTCGGGGAGGTGGGCTTGGATTACAGGGTGGCCTCCATGGGAGGGCCAGGGAAGGAGAGGCAGAAGGAGGTCTTCAGGAGGTTCATAAGGCTGGCCGAGGAGATCGATAAGCCCCTTGTAGTTCACAGCCTCTGGGCTCAGAGACCGGTACTGAGGTTGCTTGATGAGGAGGGAGCTACTAGGGTGATTTTGCACGCATTCGGCGGGAAGCAGAGCGATGTGGAGTTCGCCGCTGGGAGGGGATGGTTCATCAGCGTGCCAACCAACGTCTTGAGGTCCTCCAACGTGAGATCCGTGGCCGAGGCCACGCCGATGGACAGCATGGTTCTGGAGTCCGATTCCCCCGTGCTCTCCCCCGATCCTGGCGAGAGGAACGAGCCAGCTAACATAGTTCGATCAGCGAACTTCATAGCTCAGCTGAAGGGTTTGAGTCCCGAGGAGGTCGCTTACATAACCACCACCAATGCTAGGAGGGCGTACGGTGTTTGA